From Candidatus Methylomirabilota bacterium, the proteins below share one genomic window:
- a CDS encoding SDR family oxidoreductase has translation MDPTEKGMTFIVRITDAGAGGLRGVVERVRTGRKEQVHTVEDIGRVIAAMALGKEETMSLRGKHALVTGGSRGIGRGIALKLAESGAKVAVHYYVNEGAAQETLQRVRKHGADGFLVQADVSRPDDVKRMFGEVRQRFGTLDVFVANARPEAAKFYQTPMEITLEAWDHAMDSQAKAFLVGVREAVPMMGAGGRILAITYAPGGQKGTWQPWVAMGSAKAALESLVRYFAVTLAPRGITVNSVSPGLTDDSVLQSFGDAAVDVARKWHGSGFTPMGRMGTPADIGNVVALLCSPDAGWITGQLIYADGGASLVDTLLPLEIQRG, from the coding sequence ATGGACCCCACGGAGAAGGGCATGACGTTCATCGTCAGGATCACGGACGCCGGCGCGGGCGGGCTCCGCGGCGTCGTCGAGCGGGTCCGGACGGGACGCAAGGAGCAGGTCCACACGGTCGAGGACATCGGTCGCGTCATCGCGGCGATGGCCCTCGGGAAGGAGGAGACGATGTCACTCAGAGGCAAGCACGCACTGGTCACGGGAGGGTCGCGCGGGATCGGCCGCGGCATCGCCCTGAAGCTCGCCGAGTCCGGGGCGAAGGTGGCCGTCCATTACTATGTCAACGAGGGCGCCGCCCAGGAGACCCTCCAGCGGGTGCGCAAGCACGGCGCCGACGGGTTCCTCGTGCAGGCCGACGTCTCGCGCCCGGACGACGTCAAGCGGATGTTCGGCGAGGTCCGGCAGCGCTTCGGGACGCTCGACGTCTTCGTCGCCAACGCGCGGCCGGAGGCGGCGAAGTTCTACCAGACGCCGATGGAGATCACGCTCGAGGCCTGGGACCACGCGATGGACTCGCAGGCCAAGGCGTTCCTGGTCGGCGTGCGCGAGGCGGTGCCGATGATGGGCGCGGGCGGGCGCATCCTGGCGATCACCTACGCGCCCGGCGGCCAGAAGGGCACGTGGCAGCCCTGGGTTGCGATGGGCTCGGCGAAGGCCGCGCTCGAGTCGCTCGTGCGCTACTTCGCGGTGACCCTCGCGCCGCGCGGGATCACCGTCAACTCGGTGAGCCCCGGCCTCACGGACGACAGCGTGCTGCAGAGCTTCGGCGACGCCGCAGTGGACGTCGCGCGCAAGTGGCACGGGAGCGGCTTCACGCCGATGGGGCGGATGGGGACGCCGGCGGACATCGGCAACGTCGTCGCGCTGCTCTGCTCGCCCGACGCGGGGTGGATCACGGGCCAGCTCATCTACGCCGACGGCGGCGCCTCGCTGGTGGACACGCTGCTGCCGCTCGAGATCCAGCGGGGATGA
- a CDS encoding cupin domain-containing protein, producing MSKRNAVGLALVVVAVLIAGGLVGADGGAQAVGEKLILDNDQVAVFELVFPPGFRGEEHAAVANEFAYVLEGAFTVVTQGRGRRVVRPGEIEYAAKGTVHQSLNETRQPARVLVVLVKER from the coding sequence GTGAGCAAGCGCAACGCGGTCGGTCTGGCGCTCGTGGTCGTCGCCGTCCTCATCGCCGGCGGGCTCGTCGGCGCCGACGGCGGCGCGCAGGCGGTCGGCGAGAAGCTGATCCTAGACAACGACCAGGTCGCGGTCTTCGAGCTCGTCTTCCCGCCCGGATTCCGCGGTGAGGAGCACGCGGCCGTCGCGAACGAGTTCGCCTACGTCCTCGAGGGCGCGTTCACCGTCGTGACACAGGGCCGGGGCCGGCGCGTGGTGAGGCCCGGCGAGATCGAGTACGCCGCCAAGGGCACCGTGCACCAGTCGCTGAACGAGACGAGGCAGCCCGCCCGCGTCCTCGTCGTCCTCGTGAAGGAGCGCTGA